In Sulfurimonas hongkongensis, a single genomic region encodes these proteins:
- the rfbA gene encoding glucose-1-phosphate thymidylyltransferase RfbA produces the protein MKGIILAGGSGTRLYPITKGISKQLVPIYDKPMIYYPLSVLMLAGIKEILIISTPHDLPRFEDLLGDGSDLGMSFSYKEQPTPDGLAQAFILGEEFIGDSDACLVLGDNIFYGHGLTNLLSQSVKNAKEQNKATVFGYYVKDPERYGVAEFDTKGNVTSLEEKPTHPKSNYAVIGLYFYPNDVVKKAKLVSPSARGELEITTLNQDYLDENRLKVELMGRGFAWLDTGTHESLLEASSFIQTIENRQALKVACIEEIAYEMGYISKKKLLELAEPLKKNQYGEYLIRRAKEGILEE, from the coding sequence ATGAAAGGTATAATTTTAGCGGGTGGAAGTGGCACTAGACTCTATCCCATAACAAAAGGTATTAGTAAGCAACTTGTTCCTATCTATGATAAACCTATGATCTACTATCCGCTCTCAGTGCTCATGTTAGCTGGCATCAAAGAGATTTTAATCATCTCTACTCCTCATGATTTACCTAGATTTGAAGATTTACTAGGTGATGGAAGTGATCTTGGGATGAGTTTTAGTTACAAAGAACAACCCACACCTGATGGACTTGCGCAAGCTTTTATCTTAGGCGAAGAGTTTATAGGAGATAGCGACGCTTGTTTAGTTTTAGGTGATAACATCTTTTACGGTCATGGTTTAACTAATCTTTTATCTCAAAGTGTTAAAAATGCAAAAGAGCAAAACAAAGCAACTGTATTTGGTTACTATGTAAAAGATCCTGAGCGTTATGGAGTTGCAGAGTTTGATACAAAAGGAAATGTTACATCATTAGAAGAAAAACCTACACATCCAAAATCAAACTATGCAGTTATAGGACTATACTTCTACCCAAACGATGTAGTAAAAAAAGCAAAACTTGTAAGCCCTAGTGCTAGAGGTGAGTTAGAGATAACAACTCTAAACCAAGACTATTTAGATGAAAATAGACTCAAAGTTGAGCTAATGGGAAGAGGTTTTGCATGGTTAGATACTGGCACACATGAGAGCCTTTTAGAGGCATCTTCATTTATTCAAACTATAGAAAATCGCCAAGCTTTAAAAGTTGCTTGCATCGAAGAGATAGCTTATGAGATGGGTTATATCTCAAAGAAAAAACTTCTTGAGCTAGCTGAACCATTAAAGAAAAACCAATATGGAGAGTATCTTATAAGAAGAGCTAAAGAGGGGATTTTAGAAGAATGA